One segment of Niveibacterium microcysteis DNA contains the following:
- the ahcY gene encoding adenosylhomocysteinase, with protein MNTVVDTKDYVIADLSLADWGRKEIKIAEGEMPGLMAIREEYAAAQPLKGARITGSLHMTIQTAVLIETLTALGAEVRWASCNIFSTQDHAAAAIAAQGIPVFAVKGETLTDYWDYTHRIFEWADGGFSNMILDDGGDATLLLHLGAKAEKDLSVIAKPTSEEETILFAAIKAKLATDPTWYSTRLAQIKGVTEETTTGVHRLYQMHQRGDLKFPAINVNDSVTKSKFDNLYGCRESLVDGIKRATDVMIAGKIAVVCGYGDVGKGSAQALRALSAQVWVTEIDPICALQAAMEGYRVVTMEYAADKADIFVTTTGNFHVIQHDHMAAMKNNAIVCNIGHFDNEIDVASLEKYQWEEIKPQVDHVIFPDGKRIILLAKGRLVNLGCGTGHPSYVMSSSFANQTIAQIELFTKTADYPVGVYTLPKHLDEKVARLQLKTLNAQLTTLRPEQAAYIGVPVEGPYKAEHYRY; from the coding sequence ATGAACACTGTGGTCGATACCAAAGATTACGTCATCGCCGACCTGTCGCTCGCCGACTGGGGCCGCAAGGAAATCAAGATTGCCGAGGGCGAAATGCCCGGCCTGATGGCGATCCGCGAAGAGTACGCCGCTGCGCAGCCGCTCAAGGGCGCGCGCATCACCGGCTCGCTGCACATGACGATCCAGACCGCGGTGCTGATCGAGACGCTCACCGCGCTGGGCGCCGAAGTGCGCTGGGCCTCATGCAACATCTTCTCGACGCAGGATCACGCCGCCGCCGCGATCGCCGCGCAGGGCATCCCGGTCTTCGCCGTGAAGGGCGAAACGCTGACCGACTACTGGGACTACACCCACCGCATCTTCGAGTGGGCCGACGGTGGTTTTTCCAACATGATCCTCGACGACGGCGGCGACGCCACGCTGCTGCTGCACCTGGGCGCCAAGGCCGAGAAGGATCTGTCGGTGATCGCCAAGCCGACGTCCGAAGAAGAAACCATCCTCTTCGCCGCCATCAAGGCCAAGCTCGCGACCGACCCGACCTGGTACTCGACGCGTCTGGCACAGATCAAGGGTGTCACCGAAGAAACCACGACCGGCGTGCATCGCCTGTACCAGATGCACCAGCGCGGCGATCTGAAGTTCCCGGCGATCAACGTGAACGACTCGGTCACCAAGTCGAAGTTCGACAACCTCTACGGCTGCCGCGAATCGCTGGTCGACGGCATCAAGCGTGCCACCGACGTGATGATCGCCGGCAAAATCGCCGTGGTGTGCGGCTACGGCGATGTGGGCAAGGGCTCGGCTCAGGCACTGCGTGCGCTGTCGGCACAAGTGTGGGTCACCGAAATCGACCCGATCTGCGCACTGCAGGCCGCAATGGAAGGCTACCGCGTGGTGACCATGGAGTACGCCGCCGACAAGGCCGACATCTTCGTCACCACCACCGGCAACTTCCATGTGATCCAGCACGACCACATGGCCGCGATGAAGAACAACGCCATCGTCTGCAACATCGGCCACTTCGACAACGAGATCGACGTCGCCTCGCTCGAGAAGTACCAGTGGGAAGAGATCAAGCCGCAGGTCGATCACGTGATCTTCCCGGACGGCAAGCGGATCATCCTGCTCGCCAAGGGCCGCCTGGTGAACCTGGGCTGTGGCACCGGCCACCCGAGCTACGTGATGTCGTCGAGCTTCGCGAACCAGACCATCGCGCAGATCGAGCTCTTCACCAAGACCGCCGACTACCCGGTGGGCGTCTACACGCTGCCCAAGCACCTCGACGAAAAGGTCGCGCGCCTGCAGCTGAAGACCCTCAACGCCCAGCTGACGACGCTGCGCCCCGAGCAGGCTGCCTACATCGGCGTGCCGGTCGAAGGCCCGTACAAGGCCGAGCACTATCGCTACTAA
- a CDS encoding SRPBCC family protein, with translation MQFEHVVVINDPLEALADTLTREQVWAGLMWRVEDPCAFQPALVGCEILSRSGTQVERVLDFGSFRMRDTVRIEPDRVVSFESAAEGERPGAQLAVSIEEPGEGLLVLRFAYRTTLNEQSGGDAEFAGYVKAAYRAADIDTVRLIREFAARGRGH, from the coding sequence GTGCAGTTCGAACATGTAGTGGTGATCAACGATCCGCTCGAGGCCCTGGCCGATACGCTCACGCGTGAACAGGTGTGGGCCGGGTTGATGTGGCGCGTCGAAGATCCCTGCGCTTTCCAGCCGGCGCTGGTGGGCTGCGAGATCCTCAGCCGCAGCGGGACGCAGGTGGAGCGTGTGCTGGATTTCGGCAGCTTCCGCATGCGCGACACCGTGCGTATCGAGCCTGATCGCGTGGTGAGCTTCGAATCGGCCGCAGAAGGCGAACGACCGGGCGCACAGCTGGCTGTCAGCATCGAAGAGCCGGGTGAAGGCTTGCTTGTGCTGCGTTTTGCCTACCGGACGACTTTGAACGAACAGAGCGGAGGCGACGCCGAATTCGCCGGTTACGTTAAGGCTGCCTACCGTGCCGCCGATATTGATACGGTGCGCTTGATTCGTGAGTTCGCCGCACGCGGTCGCGGCCACTGA